In Pelosinus sp. UFO1, one genomic interval encodes:
- a CDS encoding methionyl aminopeptidase: MSDQFGRNDLCWCGSGRKYKKCHAPIKERIENYRLKGYEVPHRKLLKTKQQIEGIRESSKRNIALLDFIEDYVVEGVTTEELDRLIFEKTKELGGTPATLNYNGYPKSVCISINDVACHGIPSDRVFLRNGDIANIDVSTIYNGFFSDSSRMFCVGAVSTEKQKLVDVAKECMELGIEQVKPWGFLGDVGQAVHDHARKNGYSVVREIGGHGIGLQFHEDPWVSYVSNQGTGMLLVPGLVFTVEPMINMGKSKIVTDKCDNWTVRTADGKPSAQWEKTVFVTETGYEVLTY; the protein is encoded by the coding sequence ATGTCTGACCAGTTTGGAAGAAATGATCTCTGCTGGTGTGGCAGCGGTCGAAAATATAAGAAATGTCATGCCCCTATTAAGGAACGAATTGAAAACTACCGCTTAAAGGGATATGAAGTACCTCATCGAAAATTGCTTAAAACAAAACAACAGATTGAAGGTATTCGGGAAAGCAGCAAACGAAATATTGCCTTACTGGATTTCATCGAGGATTACGTAGTTGAGGGAGTAACCACGGAAGAACTTGACCGACTCATCTTTGAAAAAACAAAAGAACTCGGAGGCACTCCGGCAACGCTTAATTACAACGGATACCCTAAAAGTGTGTGTATCTCAATCAATGATGTTGCATGTCATGGTATCCCCTCTGATCGTGTATTCCTGCGAAACGGCGATATTGCAAATATTGATGTGTCTACAATTTACAACGGCTTTTTTTCAGATTCTTCACGCATGTTTTGCGTCGGTGCTGTTTCCACTGAGAAACAAAAACTGGTTGATGTTGCGAAAGAGTGTATGGAGCTGGGCATTGAACAAGTAAAGCCGTGGGGATTTCTTGGAGATGTTGGGCAAGCTGTTCATGACCATGCAAGGAAAAATGGATATTCTGTTGTTCGAGAAATCGGTGGCCACGGTATTGGTCTGCAATTTCACGAAGATCCCTGGGTCAGTTATGTGTCAAACCAAGGGACGGGAATGCTCTTAGTTCCAGGACTTGTTTTTACTGTAGAGCCTATGATAAATATGGGAAAATCCAAAATAGTAACAGATAAATGCGATAATTGGACTGTTCGCACTGCTGATGGGAAGCCTTCTGCACAATGGGAAAAAACAGTGTTCGTAACCGAAACGGGTTATGAGGTATTGACATATTAA
- a CDS encoding DUF1904 family protein: MPQIIIKGMKKQDIKTISKGLVDELQQIIGCPRDYFTIEAVESAFILDGEEVAGTPFVQVNWFDRGQEVQDKAAMAIDECIRRVGYPQIDVFFLVLEESKYYENGKHY, encoded by the coding sequence ATGCCGCAGATTATAATTAAAGGGATGAAGAAGCAAGATATTAAAACGATAAGTAAAGGTTTGGTTGATGAGTTGCAGCAAATTATTGGCTGTCCGCGGGATTATTTTACCATTGAGGCTGTTGAGTCCGCTTTTATTTTGGATGGGGAAGAAGTAGCGGGTACGCCTTTTGTGCAGGTGAATTGGTTTGACAGGGGGCAGGAGGTGCAGGATAAGGCGGCAATGGCTATTGATGAATGCATTCGCCGGGTAGGATATCCACAAATTGATGTGTTTTTTCTAGTTCTAGAGGAAAGTAAGTATTACGAGAATGGTAAGCATTATTAA
- a CDS encoding helix-turn-helix transcriptional regulator translates to MSVQTIEAMAKWVENNITENPSLQDMSSYVGYSPYYCSTKFREHMGMTYKQFLAQCKLKAAAYDLCITNDRITDIAFRYGYSSSEAFARAFSQAFQCSPRQYRKACGISLGSISQ, encoded by the coding sequence ATGTCTGTACAAACAATAGAAGCAATGGCAAAGTGGGTAGAAAATAACATAACGGAAAACCCAAGCCTGCAAGATATGTCATCATATGTTGGTTATTCACCGTATTACTGCTCTACAAAGTTTCGAGAGCACATGGGTATGACATATAAACAATTTCTTGCCCAATGTAAATTAAAAGCTGCCGCTTATGATCTTTGCATAACCAATGACAGAATAACCGATATTGCTTTTCGATATGGGTACTCGTCATCTGAAGCGTTTGCAAGAGCCTTTTCACAAGCGTTTCAATGTTCGCCAAGGCAATATCGGAAAGCTTGCGGTATTTCTCTTGGCTCAATTAGTCAATAG